From Mobula birostris isolate sMobBir1 chromosome 8, sMobBir1.hap1, whole genome shotgun sequence, the proteins below share one genomic window:
- the LOC140202048 gene encoding uncharacterized protein, with translation MSGSRLVQSSRQRGSGRNVPVKAEVALFGSGRRRRKMKRRCNVLCYGQGDVHKKIVKKLKITQYEEPDIPYVLFVYSVSRETEDLRNALQWVTEKQGERREDICAVVLLEKSLDKQSKPEYVAHQGMFDDKTVVVRILWKQEKNSASKIRKGPKSNSEAMKKIKESIKECQKTGMLMSGYQISQSSRQQGSGQNVPVKAEVALFGSGRRRRKMKRRCNVLCYGQGDVHKKIVKKLKITQCEEPDIPYVLFVYSVSRETEDLRNALQWVTEKRGERREDICAVVLLEKSLDKQSKPEYVAHPGTFDDKTVVVRILWKQEKNSASKIRKGPKSNSEAMKKIKESIKECQKNPRVSDSGKLS, from the exons ATGAGTGGCTCCCGGCTCGTCCAATCGAGTAGGCAGCGAGGGTCTGGCCGGAATGTCCCGGTGAAGGCGGAAGTAGCTTTGTTTGGATCGGGACGACGACGGAGAAAGATGAAGCGTCGGTGTAACG TGCTGTGTTACGGTCAGGGAGACGTCCATAAGAAGATTGTGAAGAAGCTGAAAATCACCCAGTATGAAGAGCCAGATATTCCCTATGTTCTGTTTGTCTACAGTGTGTCTCGTGAAACTGAGGATCTTCGAAATGCCCTCCAGTGGGTCACAG AGAAACAAGGGGAGAGACGAGAAGACATCTGTGCTGTGGTCCTGCTGGAAAAGTCTTTGGATAAGCAGAGTAAGCCGGAATATGTTGCTCACCAGGGAATGTTTGATGATAAAACTGTGGTTGTCCGAATTCTCTGGAAACAGGAGAAGAATTCAGCGAGTAAGATTCGGAAGGGTCCCAAGAGCAACTCAGAGGCAATGAAGAAAATCAAAGAGTCCATCAAGGAGTGTCAGA AAACCGGTATGCTGATGAGTGGCTACCAGATCAGCCAATCGAGTAGGCAGCAAGGGTCTGGCCAGAATGTCCCGGTGAAGGCGGAAGTGGCTTTGTTTGGATCGGGACGGCGACGGAGAAAGATGAAGCGTCGATGCAACG TGCTGTGTTACGGTCAGGGAGACGTCCATAAGAAGATTGTGAAGAAGCTGAAAATCACCCAGTGTGAAGAGCCAGATATTCCCTATGTTCTGTTTGTCTACAGTGTGTCTCGTGAAACTGAGGATCTTCGAAATGCCCTCCAGTGGGTCACAG AGAAACGAGGGGAGAGACGAGAAGACATCTGTGCTGTGGTTCTGCTGGAAAAGTCTTTGGATAAGCAGAGTAAGCCGGAATATGTTGCTCACCCGGGGACGTTTGATGATAAAACTGTGGTTGTCCGAATTCTCTGGAAACAGGAGAAGAATTCAGCGAGTAAGATTCGGAAGGGTCCCAAGAGCAACTCAGAGGCAATGAAGAAAATCAAAGAGTCCATCAAGGAGTGTCAGA